The DNA segment ttttcttctgaaagctactttatttctgctctctACAAAATATGCTTAAAAAGTCACACCTTACTGCGTCGGAATGTCAGGTTTGattaaaaaggcaaatgaaaaacatCTCACATTCATTCCAATTTCGGTAATTATAAATTCTGACAAAAGATATGATCGCCAAAGCACATTAATAGCCTTTAGGTTCTATCCCGACAGATAAATTCTAAAGACTTTAGAATCCCGCAGTTTAGTCTTAACTAATAGCAAcccctttttttctaatttcaaaatcaCAAGGCTTATGTAAAACTGCAACACAGCTTCGGGTGCTTTCTGGAATGAAACGTTAGGAGTTACCCCATTTAATCGCTTCAGATAACGATGTGGTTACCAAATACGAGGTGCCTCACTCAGGACAGCGACTGGGCTAACAAAGATTGTAGTTCGTGcttaattctttgatttttatatctAATGATGTAAACCGCACGTCGCAATTAAAGTGCTAAATGCCAAGATCCCCAAGACTCCCGCGCTGCTCTCCATTACCCCGTATCTGCACTTTTCCTCTCTCAGCCCGGAATTCATGCAAATCAGCCTGGTAACCCCGAGGCAATACGAACCTCTTTCGCGCCATTCGCTCAGGACCGTGCAGCGACGTAAAGAGAGTGGTCCTGGAGCCCTAAAAGGGTCGTTTTTCTACGGTGGCTTTTGGAGATTCCTAGGTTGTTGCTCGAGGTCATAATATTTGGGGGGTGGCTTTTTCCCCCGGCGCCGAGTACGTCTCGCTCCTGGACACGCGGTTACCACAGCTTGCAGGACCTGCGCCCCAACGCGGGAAACCCGGCCGGAGCCCCGCCCCTCTGGGCCCGGGTCTGCGCGCCCCGCCCGCCTGCCGCATCTCCTACTCCTTCGGCTCACTGGGACCGCTGCTCGCGCGGTGCTTCGCTCTCCCAGCTCTGAGTGCCGGTCTGGGCACCCGCCACCGGCATGGACGCTCGCCGCGTGCGGGTGAGCGCTAGGCGGACTAACCCGAGGGGCGGATGCGGTGGGTGCTGGGCGCGGAACGACTCCCTCCAACTACCGCGGACGGAGTTAACTGGTGGCCGTCTTGGGCGGCATCCGTTTAGGCAAACGCCAGGTTTTGTGCATTTTGGGTAATTCGGTGCGCGGGGCCGGCCCCGTCTCGTGCGCAGGCTGTTCGGAGATGTGAGCAGTTTGCAGGGTTGGCCGCGCCGGAGAACCTGAGGCCACGTGCGCTCTAAGGGCACGTGCGCCCGGGGCCAGACAGTAGCCGGGGCTGGCGGGTTCCCCATTGTGTCTGCCGGCCTGAGCCCGGACGGAGAGGAGCGCCACCCTCCCCGCTCCCTGCGGTTTGCCCTGCAGCCGCCCAGCCCTTTCCAGCGTGCAGCCATGGGCGGGCGGGTGGCTCGCTGTGGCTTGACTCGTgcgcagtggggtggggggggagggggaccttGGACGCGGTCCCCACGGGATTTTGCGGCTGCCACACCGGCATCCGCTTCTAACTGCCGAGGGCCGGTGGGTTTGAAGTTTAAAGGTGTTGCAAAAACGGTCTCTTTAGAATTTGCGTTGCACACGTGGGGGGAGGCGTCTCTAGTTCAGGGCGGTGGTTAAGATCACTTAAAGGATCTGGTGGTCCAAACTGTTCGCCCACCATTTGCTCGTTTTCCATTCATCAACCTTACTCGCAGCTGCAGGACGTTGCCCTGAATGGAACGTTACTTTTTGCTCTAACGGAAACCGGAACGTAGGGTCTGCCCCAGGAGAGGTTAGAAGTTGGGGGCTgggtgaaaaggaagaaagtgacatgctgaaaataaataaagattaacacAAGTGGGGAAGCTGAGGTtctcgttgggggggggggggggagtggacgTGTTGGGGGCGTGGTTTCAAAGACAGCTCCGCCGGGTGTAACCGGGCGTAGCTTTCAGGTAGAAGAAAGCCTTGGGCAAATTGGGCTTGGAATCTGACGTACCTGGGTTCAAATGTGGGCCATCCTGTGACTTGAGTAACCCACTTCACGTCTCGTGCCTCAGCTTTCCCGTCTGTTAAATGGGAAGAATGACAGCACCTTTGTTACAAGGAATTAATGTGAAAACATGCTTAGTGCTtggcaggaaaacaaaaacacctactAAATGGTATAGTTACCGACCTGCCGGAAAAGCTCAACTTAGCCATAACCATTTGCCTTTTTCTATGTCTTTTCCTCCACCTGTTAGAGTCTTGGCATGTGCTGACTTGTTAAAGCCCAGCATATGTTTCCCTGTCGGCTTCCAGTAGACTGCCTGCCTTGAGGCTGTCTTGGGCCTTTGACTGCTTGCAGGTAGATTGATGAGTAAATGGTGATAATTGCTGCAGCAGTGCAAGGTGCGCTGCTGTTTTAGGAGATTGCAGAATTGGGTTCTCCTGCCAACTGTGTCAGCTTGGGCGCTCTATTTCACCTCCCTGGAGTCTTgaatttcctcacctggaaaatagGGTGTTTCTGAGAACCCCTCTAGTGGGTAGTAGTTCTACGTATTatcacattttcttccctttctaaaaGGACAAAAGACGTCATTTTATTTGCAAGAGATTGAAATGAAATGCAGAATGTTAGGTGTACAAAGAAGGTCAAGAGTGTTctttccatggggcgcctgggtggctcattcggattcttggtttctgctcaggtcatgatcttatggttaaTGAGTTGGAGCCTCCAAGCTCCCCTCCCCTCTATGGGCTCTGcgctgcttgggactctctgtccctcccctcccaaataaataaataaaacttaaaaaaaagaaaaaagaatgttcatttCACCTGACACCGCACATCTTGGCATTATTTTGTGGGACCTATAGCAGAGCTTGCCTTCCAAAGTTTTCATTGTGAGGAATCACTTTTGTTGCGTGgccatatttaagaaaattaaaatacaggatCTAATACAACACTTAAGGAATCTCATGACATATTAAGAAATGGCAGAAACTGCTGTTTTAACAGGAGATAGacaccaatttcatttttttgtgagCAATGCCAGGTTGTTCGATGTTTAACAAGTAATCTACAAGTAATTTGTGACTTAACAGAAGGACTTCTAAAAATTTAAGACTTGTACAGCAAGGAGACGGGAGAACTGAATATCAGGCCAGGCTAGTGGAGCGCTGAAGTGGAATCAGGCATTCTACCTGGGTTTGGAGTGCTGTTTGACCTTTAACTTGGCTCCTTGTATGTTTGTTCACTGAGTTGATGTACTTGATTTATAAGGACTTGTGCTGAAATCACTATACCCTTCCTGGTTGGAACAGGGCCTGTTTGAAAGCCTGCCATCTTGAAATAGAGGTGCTGCCCAGTTTTTGTAGTTTGGGAAATTAGCAtcacagtacagagcccaaagcttATATAAAAAGACCTCATTAGGTTGATTTTGGCCGAGGAACTCTACCATTTTGtacttttgaaaatttccttttagaAGTGCAATCTAATGTTTTTTATTAACAGGCAGATTTTAGGAGGTCAGCGTGAAACCCCTTGGGAACTCAGTATAACTCTCAGCTTGGTGGGAAGAAAGGTGCACAGTGAGGTAGCCCTATAgatgtttcattattttgataaatgtCCTTAACAATATCCCTTCAAAGGGATCCCCTTCCTTTTATGGTTTTACcaggttttgaaaatatttttgtagcatTTGCAAATCCTCCTTTTTCTGTATAGGGCATAAGAAATGGTAATGTCGACTCTGCGCTGTTTCAACCTACTAAACTCAAAAATGATGTCTTTAGTTAGTGTAGTAAGTGTCCCACTTAATAGTATTGCCATTTTCCTTTGCAGCAAAAGGGTCACGGAGTAAAGAAGAACTTAAAGAAATTTAGATACGTGAAGTTGATTTCCATGGAAACCTCGTCATCCTCTGATGACAGTTGTGACAGCTTTGCTTCTGATAATTTTGCAAACACGGTAAGTGCTGCCTGAGAATAAACAGAATTGAGTCTGCAGTGCTCAAAATGCCCCCAAATGCTTTGTGCGTGATTAAAACTGCTTGCTTTTTGCCTGCATTTCTACACAGCCGCTAGGAAAATACAGTATGCAttgtaatttcatttcattttttgctgTGGTTCTAGGTAGTAATTGTTGGAGGTAGATTAGCTACTTATTCTATCCTTTTGAAATGTCGCCTAACCTAACATGCTTGACGATTTGCCATAACAACTCAGAAATCATTTGTAAACCTCTGAACCATTTTTCTTTGTAACAAAAGCTGTTCTCTTGTAGTGCACTTGTAAATGTGATTTGCTCTCTGCACGGTTTATGGAAAATTGGTTCttgaaaaagggggaaaatgcacaaccacatttatttatttattttacagaaaccTAAATTCAGGTCAGATATCAGTGAAGAACTGGCAAATGTTTTTTATGAGGACTCTGATAATGAATCTTTCTGCGGCTTTTCAGAAAGTGAGGTGCAAGATGTGTTAGACCATTGTGGATTTTTACAGAAACCAAGGCCAGATGTCACTAAAGAACTGGCCAGTATTTTTCATGCCGACTCTGACGATGAATCATTTTGCGGTTTCTCAGAGAGTGAGATACAAGATGGAATGGTGAGTTTGAGAACCAATATCAAGAAGTAAGGTACATTTACAGGCATGACatgcttgttttaaaaaagttttttttcttgtaattttcattttagtcatgCCAGGAAATTTTGttgacctttttaaaattttgagttctTTTCTTCATGTCTTACAGCAGTTTTTActgatgtagtcctacttgtaAAGCTTGAATATTTTGTAGGCTCTGAAAATCTTGGAAACTGGTAAGATAAAATTGACCGACCTCCAGATTTCTGTTGCCACAAAAATCTACCCTGATGATCAGAAGCACACATGTCCTCCAGATCAGCCACATTCACATTGAAGTTCAAGTGCCCAGCCCAGTACCGGCCTGGCATGGGGCAGGCCTTTGGTAAATGTTGGTTCCCATGGTGGATCTTACATACATCTGCATCCAGAAAACCTGTGATAACTCATGTGCAGGAGTTTGAGTGCAGATAATGACAATTAGGATCCTTCATGCTTTGACTTTGGCTCCTTGGCTGGCTTTTCTTGTGCACGCTGCCTTGCCCATAACCTCTGTCATTCTGCTCAGGCCACTGCTGCTGCTGCACATCAGTCCCACTCTCCCTGAGCATACTGTTTAGTTCTGCAGACTCTTGCGAACAAGACTGTCTCAACAAAGGAAGCAGTGTGTTGATTTATAGCCAGGTGCGTGCTCTTCAGTTCATGGTGGTCTGATGTGGGGCCACTCCCGGGGACCACACTGATCCTGACTTAAAAGGACACCTGGCCACGGAGTGTTTATCACTATCTAACTTTGTGGTAATGTAACATTTCCCCTAAGAAGTGACGGTGGTCCAAATCAGTGCATATCGGGAGTTATTACTGGTCTGCAAATACTGGATGTGACCCAAACATTGTCTACAGCCTGAGTCATTTCTGGACAATGTTTCCATTCTTTGTGGTTGCTGTTTGTTTCGATTAATAACATGCCAATCAATTAAAAGTCTTAAGAACTCATAAAAGTTTGTCATTTTCTCCTAATCATGCATACTAAAAGTACATGAAGAATACTAAAAGCTGTTTGgatttcagaaatgtttgaatgttaaaaaaaaaaatggctcttccatttctgggagttttatgagtgatattttttcctttctcattttttttcaaccaccaccacagtcgatttagaatgttttcatcacctcCCGCAAAACCCTGTTCCCATGAACATCCTTTCCCAATATCCTCAAtcggcaaccaccaatctatctTCTACTGTTAgaggtttttatattttggacaGCGTATAAATGAATgcagtcttttgtgactggcttctttcacttcacgaaatgttttcaaggttcttccatgttgtGGTATGTGCTAGTACTTGATAACTTTTTTACTGCTGAatgatattttctgaaaatactacattgtatttatcctattcatcagttgatggatttTTGGATTGATtgtaccttttggctattgtgaatagtactTCTTTGAACATTCATGatcaagtttttgtgtggacatatattctTGGAGTATATATATGATTGGATTATATAGTAACTCTGGCCTTTTAATGAACTGACAAGCTGTTTTCCtaagtagctgcaccattttacattcctacctgTAGTGTGGGcgggttccagtttctctataTCCTTCTCGTACATTCTTGTTACTGATTCAGTTCTAATAGTAGGTAATGAAGCAGTATCTTGtgattctgatttgtttttccctaatgGATAATTTTAATACATCTTTAATGGTGGAAACTTACTTTTGgaatctccttttttctcttcctctaatttttaaattttcaataagaTGATTAGAGAGctatctagagtagtcaaattcatagcgacagaaagtagaatggtggttgccagaagccaGGGGTGGAATGGGGAGTTAGTATTTCATGGTTAcggtttcagtttgggaagatgaaaaagttttggagatggattgtggtgatggttacacaacagtgtgaatgtatttaatgccactgaactatacacttaaaaatggttaaaatggtgggGCACCTGCACGGCTCGGTCAGTTAATGGttcaacttttgatctcagctcaggtcttgatatcagggtcagGAGTTTAAGGACCGTGTTGGGTTCCACGCTGGGTGtgaggcctacttaaaaataaaaacgaaaaggttaaaatggtatatttttatgTCACATATATTtactgtgaattttttaaaaagtagattagaGAACAAAGACCCCTTTAATATAGTTTAATGCCCTAACCATTGAAACCATGTTTATGGGAGAGCACAATTGTAGGAATTCTTGTAATAAACCaaaggtctattttttttttaaagaaattaaaaaaggagcTAGGAatttcacatttcaaaaaaatgacTCAAAACCACTGGCCTAAGGGCTATGATAATGACTTGTAATGATGTGTCTCAGATAGGCTATGTGAGTTAACACTCAGATTGTTGTAATTCCTGATTTTGTTACCCAGAGCTATCAATTACAATTGACAGTTAAAGTattcagttaaaatttatttgatgCCATTGTCTCTTGTCCAAAAGGAATTTGGTAGTCATACTGGTGCAGCCTGTGGGACAATCAGCAAGTCATTAACGATTCTATTGTTCCCACCCAATTAACTAGAGACTGCAGTCAGACCACACTGGCTGCAGGACCCGAAGCCAGTGCAGAAGGTCCGGACCCCTCCGCGTGGCCATGAAGTTTCCAACTCAGAACACCAGGGGAGCCGCCAGCAAGAGAGCAGCACCCCCAGAACCCTCTGAGAATTCTGTGACCGATTCCAGTTCTGATTCAGAAGATGAAAATGGCATGAATTTTTTGGAGAAAAGAGctttaaatataaagcaaaacaaagcaatggTAGGTATCTGACTTTGTGCTAAAACTCTTCCTGGCCTTTCTCTAAGCCGCTTGTTGCTTATATCTGTCCTAAGAATTATTTTCAGTGTAGCTGTGAAGTCTTCATAAAATATGCTTTAAGACGTGCTTCTTTTTCCTAAATTCctaaaaaatttccttaaaaaatcttttttaatcattaaagtcTCAGTAAATGTGTAAGTTAAATCAAACTCGAGATGTGCTactgtaatttcatttttggcAAGTAACCTAAACTAATAGTTCCTgttgaattttttccctttttagctTGCAAAACTAATGTCAGAATTAGAAAGTTTCCCTGGCTCATTCCCTGGAAGGCGTTCCCTACCAGGCCCCAGTTCGGTAAGTGTGATCCTTATTTGTCTAATAGTATTATGGACAGGTCTAATgtagatttgttattttaaaatccaatttcCTTATTTTGTGTAGTCCTACAGACAAAGAGGAAGTAGAGAAAACCTTCTAACCGATCTCTGGGACCTCTTCTGTACATCCCAGGGCAGGTGGGGCCTCCCCAAGCCATGCTTCTGCAGTGCTTAAACTAACCCTTCGGATTggttctttctgtccttcccaacTCAGCTAAGCCCCTCAAGCACAGGgagtaaatactgaaaaaaaaaaattttttttcttaacattagtATATTCCTTCTACATAATAGATGCATAATAATAGGTTTTTAATAActgagaatgagaaaaaagaaggaaaaaacaattttgtttaaatgtttgtttagttttgacagagagtgcatgcaggggaggggcagagaaaggacagaggatccagagcaggctctgtgctgacagcagcaagcccgaccCGGGCTGGAACTcccaacccatgagatcatgacctgagccaagtcaaacgctcaactgactgagccacccagacaacccagAAAAAGCAATTTCTTAACCAAGTGATGGTCTACTATATGTGATTCTTTTCTGAGGAACTAAGCTGGTGCAACTAAGGGGAATTTGGGGTGCATGCTGTGGTACAAAAGGAAAGACTTCCTTTCCCCACCTCTTCctgaggaaaaagggaagaagcaagcaagaaaaagaaggaaaaccacaTACATACGTTTTTCTCTGGCACAATATAGAAATAGTGAGAATGTTTCAGAGCTCGAGATGTTGTAgaaaaggtggtggtggtgatggtgttgtttttggtttttgggaaAACAAGAACTATTCATCTTTATTAAGTGGAAGGATAAGTAGATGATCTCTCAGTTTGAGAGGAAACAGCTTGGTATTAGAAAAGCAGAATTacggcgcacctgggtggctcagccggttgagtgtcagacctcggctcgggtcatgatctcacagtgtgagttcaggccccgcattgggctctgtgcctatagctcggagcttggagcctgcttcagattctgtgtcttctctctctctgcccctcccccgcgcacgctcgcacgcgtgctctctctctctctctctctctctctctctctctctttctctcaaaaataaacatttaaaaattttaagaaaaaaaagaattacaatagCTCTATCATTTCGGGGCTCATTTTCTCATGAATTctagaaagaacaaagaattagGAAATGGAGCTCttcttttacttttacaaaaacaTACTTAAAGAGAAGGTGCCACAGAACCTTCATTCTGGAATAAATGGGTTCCATCATATGTGTTTTGTTTAGCAGTCAAAGACAACCCGGAGGCGTACATTCCCAGGTGTTGCTTCCAGAAGAAACCCTGAACGGAGAGCTCGTCCTCTCACCAGGTCAAGGTCCCGGATCCTTGGGTCCCTTAGTGCTCTGCccccagaagaggaggaggaagaggaggaagataagTTCATGTtggtgagaaagaggaagaccaTGGACAACTACATGAATGTGAGTTCTCCACATTTGTGCTCGCCCTTCCGTTTATCGTCTTCCACAGGCCCAGCGTCCAATACACAGCACAGGGACACACGCAGCCTCAACGCCAGATGACCCGTGGTAAACATGCTTCTCAAACCGTTTAAAATTGTTAATGCCATATATGCTATCAAATAGATGGGCTTTGTTATTAGATGATCAGGTCAAAGGTTTCTTCACCTTTTCTTAATGTCGGAATCATTTCCATGATGTTGTCCCAAATATCCTTAGTAAACTTAACAACTTGCATCTTCTCCATAAGCTCTAAAACAGATTTCTAGGTTGAATTCTTTGTGGAGAAATTACAAATCCTGTATCTGAGATTCAGAACTTGGGAGCACCAGTAAGAGCGCTATTCCATGATTTTTGTCATGCAGGAAGATGACGTGCCCAGAAATCGTCGTGCCGGATCCATGACCCTCCCACATATAATTCGCCCTGTGGAAGAAATTACAGAGGAAGAGCTGGAGAACATCTGTAACAACTCTCGAGAGAAGATCTATAACCGTTCATTGGTACAAGCCTCTAAATTGTTATCTGTGAACGTGAAAGTCTGTGAGAGAAAGGATAGCTTCTATCCTTAGAGTTTTGCTAATGTTAAAGGTCTCACCATGTGGGATATGTGcctgtgtggttttttgtttttgttttttttttcttttcatagaagAAAAGAGAGTTTTTAGCATCTTTGGAATATAGACCTCTTGGTCTGCAATAGTAGTATTTGCTTAGTAAGCCTTTGGTAGTAGTTGATCTTTTCTCAATTTAGAAATTGATTTAGCATATATCTACTATATACACAGTTGCTGGGTGTATGGTGGTATACTAAAGATAAAAAAGGATTTGGgtggggttttggttttttttgtgtttgcaTAAGATGTTTTAGTAGAGAAAACTAGTGTTGATCATATTAACTATAGCATGTGCCAATTGAATGAAATCAGTATGCCTGAAATACTTTTCATGTCTTTAGCATATACCCATGTATGTAGATTTGAAATAGGATTCAAAGACGAATTGTCAGACTCCATCCACAAAGAAGGACATTCTTTATGCTATTTCTCTATACAAAAagcagtattttattctttttttcctttatttgccTCTTTGTAGGGATCTACTTGCCACCAATGCCGCCAGAAAACTATTGATACCAAAACAAACTGCAGAAACCCGGAGTGCTGGGGTGTTCGTGGCCAGTTCTGTGGCCCCTGCCTTCGAAACCGTTATGGTGAAGAAGTCAAGGATGCTCTACTGGATCCAGTAGGTTCCTCGAAGGGGTGGTGCTGTGGGCTTGAAGGTCAGCCACGAGTTGAAAGGGCCCAAAGGAGGGCATCCATGAGAGGACTGAGCCCTTATTGTTGTGCGGCATACATATTTCAGGGGAGGCTGATGAATTCATAGTGTTGGTGCTAGGTTAAGTGTGAGCCCCTTTCCAGAGTTTGTGGGACCAGGCCGTTCAGGGGATGCAGATTCTGTTTACCCCTGCTATTGCTATGTAACTTCCTCTGCTGcatttcctaagaaaataatcCTTCGAATGTAGGAAATGACTAATGGAAATTAATCCTATTAAAAAACCTATGAAAGGTttttctattcattaaaaaacaaaagatttaaatgcAATTGATGATACCTACCTTAGATTAAAGAGAAATGGATAAgtaagaggaggaagggaagatttGATTTAACTGTGCCTTTTCACAATTCTCCTTCAGAACTGGTATTGTCCGCCTTGCCGCCGAATCTGCAACTGCAGTTTCTGTCGGCAGCGAGATGGGCGGTGTGCGACTGGGGTCCTTGTGTATTTAGCCAAATACCATGGCTTTGGGAACGTGCATGCTTACTTGAAAAGGTAATTGGCTGGCTTTTCTCTCCTCCACACCCAAATCTTAACATTCGTTTATGTATCTTAGTAAGAAGgtgatagaagtcagaatagCGGTTATCTCCAGGTGGTGGGAACCGCATGTTTTGACTGGAAACAGGCACATTGGGAGTCTTTTTGAATGTTAGAGACATTTTATATCTTCATCTGGGTGGTGGGGACATGTACGTGTGAGTGTGTAAAAATTCAAGTTGTACATTTCAGATGTATGCACTTGACTATTTTACAACTcagtaaagacatttttaaataatttttcttgaagtttacttattttgagagaggtagacaatgtgagtcggggaggagcagagagggggagaaaatcccaagcaggctccacccagtCAGtggagaacctgatgcagggctcgaacttacaaaccttgagatcatgacctgagccaaaatcaagagtcaggcacttaaaccgactgagccacccaggcacccctcaatgaacacatttttaaaacagtgaattAAACTTTCGAAAGAAAATTCTTAGGTCGAAAACCATATCCTGacatgttcctttctctctttcagtctGAAACAGGAATTCGAAATGCAAGCATAGCATTTAGAAGATCCAGTACCCGTCTTCCACTGTGCAAATCGTCCAAGTTCAGGTTTTCAATTTTGTCATGTGATTGGAACCTGAGTTACGAATTTTGATGATCAGTCTGTTCTGTAGGAAACACAAATCAAGTTCCTCTCACTAACAAACGTGTTTCTGAGCATCACAGAGGTATATCTCTAGCTATACTGTGCCCTCCtgctgtttctttgctttttcccccacccctcacctcatTCCATCCCCCTCTATTTCCAGTGGTTCCCTCCCAccattttgtttctgaattctttttgaATAGCAATTTTATGAAAGCATGTTTGATTTAATTGGCGTTGAAACCGCCCTGGAATCTGCCCATAAAACCAAGCACTTAGAAACAGTAGTAACATTAACTAACTACATCTATTGAATTCCAGAGAACAGCCC comes from the Acinonyx jubatus isolate Ajub_Pintada_27869175 chromosome C1, VMU_Ajub_asm_v1.0, whole genome shotgun sequence genome and includes:
- the CDCA7 gene encoding cell division cycle-associated protein 7 isoform X2 → MDARRVRQKGHGVKKNLKKFRYVKLISMETSSSSDDSCDSFASDNFANTKPRPDVTKELASIFHADSDDESFCGFSESEIQDGMRLQSDHTGCRTRSQCRRSGPLRVAMKFPTQNTRGAASKRAAPPEPSENSVTDSSSDSEDENGMNFLEKRALNIKQNKAMLAKLMSELESFPGSFPGRRSLPGPSSQSKTTRRRTFPGVASRRNPERRARPLTRSRSRILGSLSALPPEEEEEEEEDKFMLVRKRKTMDNYMNEDDVPRNRRAGSMTLPHIIRPVEEITEEELENICNNSREKIYNRSLGSTCHQCRQKTIDTKTNCRNPECWGVRGQFCGPCLRNRYGEEVKDALLDPNWYCPPCRRICNCSFCRQRDGRCATGVLVYLAKYHGFGNVHAYLKSLKQEFEMQA
- the CDCA7 gene encoding cell division cycle-associated protein 7 isoform X1, with the protein product MDARRVRQKGHGVKKNLKKFRYVKLISMETSSSSDDSCDSFASDNFANTKPKFRSDISEELANVFYEDSDNESFCGFSESEVQDVLDHCGFLQKPRPDVTKELASIFHADSDDESFCGFSESEIQDGMRLQSDHTGCRTRSQCRRSGPLRVAMKFPTQNTRGAASKRAAPPEPSENSVTDSSSDSEDENGMNFLEKRALNIKQNKAMLAKLMSELESFPGSFPGRRSLPGPSSQSKTTRRRTFPGVASRRNPERRARPLTRSRSRILGSLSALPPEEEEEEEEDKFMLVRKRKTMDNYMNEDDVPRNRRAGSMTLPHIIRPVEEITEEELENICNNSREKIYNRSLGSTCHQCRQKTIDTKTNCRNPECWGVRGQFCGPCLRNRYGEEVKDALLDPNWYCPPCRRICNCSFCRQRDGRCATGVLVYLAKYHGFGNVHAYLKSLKQEFEMQA
- the CDCA7 gene encoding cell division cycle-associated protein 7 isoform X3, which codes for MDARRVRQKGHGVKKNLKKFRYVKLISMETSSSSDDSCDSFASDNFANTRLQSDHTGCRTRSQCRRSGPLRVAMKFPTQNTRGAASKRAAPPEPSENSVTDSSSDSEDENGMNFLEKRALNIKQNKAMLAKLMSELESFPGSFPGRRSLPGPSSQSKTTRRRTFPGVASRRNPERRARPLTRSRSRILGSLSALPPEEEEEEEEDKFMLVRKRKTMDNYMNEDDVPRNRRAGSMTLPHIIRPVEEITEEELENICNNSREKIYNRSLGSTCHQCRQKTIDTKTNCRNPECWGVRGQFCGPCLRNRYGEEVKDALLDPNWYCPPCRRICNCSFCRQRDGRCATGVLVYLAKYHGFGNVHAYLKSLKQEFEMQA